The Deltaproteobacteria bacterium DNA segment TTCAGCTCCTCCACCACGCGGATCACGGCCTTCTCGATGCCGCGCTTGATCTCCATGGGGTTGTGGCCCGCGGCCACGAGCTTGCTGCCCTCACGGTAGATGGCCTGCGCGAGCACGGTGGCGGTGGTGGTGCCGTCGCCGGCGACGTCGGAGGTCTTCGAAGCGACCTCCTTCACCATCTGCGCGCCCATGTTCTCGAAGCGGTTCTCGAGCTCGATCTCCTTGGCGACGGTCACGCCGTCCTTGGTGATGAGCGGGCTGCCGAACGACTTCTCGATCACCACGTTGCGGCCCTTGGGCCCGAGGGTGACCTTCACCGCGTCAGCGAGGGTGTTCACGCCGCGCAGAATCGCGTCGCGGGCGCGCACGTCAAAAACAATGTCCTTAGCCATGGTCTGAATTCCTTAACGTAAGGGTTATGTAAGACTTTGGTTACTTCTCGATCACGCCGAGGACGTCTTCCTCGCGGAGCATCAGGTGCTCCTCGCCCTCGATCTTGATCTCCGTGCCGGCGTACTTGCCGAAGAGCACGCGGTCGCCGACCTTCACGTCCAGCGGGCGCACCTTGCCGTCCTCGAGGATCTTGCCGTTGCCCGCCGCGATCACCTTGCCCTCCAGCGGCTTCTCCTTGGCGGAATCGGGGATGATGATGCCGCCCTTGGTCTTCTCCTCCTCCTCCATGCGCTTGACGATGATGCGGTCCTGCAGGGGACGGATCTTCATGACGGTTGCTCCTGGGGTTGGTTGGAACGTGGACTGGCACTCAAATCAGGCGAGTGCCAGCCCGAGCGCGGCGAACTGTAATCAGATGCGCTACCCTGTCAAGCGACCCCCAGGTGGGCTGCTCGCCGTCTAACTGCGCATGCTTGCGAGTACTTTCTTCGTCACCTGGCAGTCGATTGCGCCGAGTGCCAAATTCTCGCCTACATCTGCGCACTTACGTCGCGCGTCGCGGGCTGGACACAGAATTGGAACCCGCCTGATCGGGTGCTAGCGTTTTGGGGACGGCTCGTTTGGCGTTGACGGGGGCGCCGAGCGGCCTGGCCGGAAGAACGGCAGGAGCTGGCTGCATGGCAGGACTCGTTTCCGTGGTGAGCGCGCAGGAGTACTTCCGCGACCTGCTGGGCGAGGCCTTGAGCCACCAGAAGCTCGCCGTCGGCAAGGAGACGGAGTTCTACCTGGTGAACCTGCTGGCCGAGTTCCTCGACTCGGACAAGCTCTTCCAGGCCCGCGACGACGGCTCCAAGGATCAGGCGCCGCTGGCGCTGATGCTGGCCCAGGCGCTCGAAGGTCCGCGCGAGGCGCAGGTGCCGGCGCTCAGGAAGTTGGGCGACGTCTCGCTCTACGTGTCGGGCTTCTGGAGCGACTCGCTGAGCCGCTCGGTCGTCGACATCGACTACTACATCCGCATGGGCGGCACCGCGTACGGCCAGGTGGCGGCGCTGAACCCGAATCGGGCCGCGCGACCGCTGTACGAAGAGCTCTCGGACAAGTTCCAGGCCTTCGTGGACGTGCTCGCCGAGGTCGCGGAGCACACCGCGATGGTGACCAACCAGGGCGTGGTGCGGCTCTACGAGCGCTACGTGAAGACCGGCTCGGCGCGGCTGGCGCGGATGCTGGGCGAGAAGGGCGTGGTCGCCCAGGTGCCCGCGGACACGAAGGTGAAGAACTGATGGGCGCGTTCGGCGCGCTGCTGGCGAGGTTCCAGACCCACCTCGAGTCGATCTACGGGGTGCGGGTCAGCGAGCACGTCGAGGACTACTTGCTCACCCAGGAGCACTTCGCCCGCGTCCGGCCCGAGTCGCGCGTGCCCGAGGAGCTGCTCGTTCAACAGGACGACGACGGCGTCTCGCTGGGGCTCTACATCGCGCCCGAGGTGCAGGAGCCGCTCAGCCGACCGCAGCCGGCGCTTCATCTGCTCCTCGGAAAGCACCTGCCGCAGTACTGCGTCGCGGCCGAGGGCGTGTCGCACTGGCTCTATCTGCAGCATCGGGCCGGCTTCGACTCGCACGTGTCGCAGCTCGAGCTCGAAGTGCAGGCCGAGGTCGACAAGTTCGCGTCGTGCGCGCTCGGGCTCTGGCAGCTCGGCTTGCCGCACCTCGCCAGCCGGCTGCGCGAGCGGCTCTTCGACGGCGTGCGCTACTTCGCGCATCTCGGTTCGGAGGAGCGCGAGCGCTACGCGACGGCCAATCGGCTCGCGCGCGGGTACGCGCGGTTTCTGGAGCGGCGCTTCCTGGCGCGGCGCGATCGCGAGGGGTTCCTGCGCGAGCTCCGGTTCGCGTTCCGGCTCGCGGGCGGCGAGAAGTACGCGC contains these protein-coding regions:
- the groEL gene encoding chaperonin GroEL (60 kDa chaperone family; promotes refolding of misfolded polypeptides especially under stressful conditions; forms two stacked rings of heptamers to form a barrel-shaped 14mer; ends can be capped by GroES; misfolded proteins enter the barrel where they are refolded when GroES binds; many bacteria have multiple copies of the groEL gene which are active under different environmental conditions; the B.japonicum protein in this cluster is expressed constitutively; in Rhodobacter, Corynebacterium and Rhizobium this protein is essential for growth), yielding MAKDIVFDVRARDAILRGVNTLADAVKVTLGPKGRNVVIEKSFGSPLITKDGVTVAKEIELENRFENMGAQMVKEVASKTSDVAGDGTTTATVLAQAIYREGSKLVAAGHNPMEIKRGIEKAVIRVVEELKKQAKQTKDPKEIAQVGTISANGDTTIGTIIAEAMEKVGKEGVITVE
- the groES gene encoding co-chaperone GroES, coding for MKIRPLQDRIIVKRMEEEEKTKGGIIIPDSAKEKPLEGKVIAAGNGKILEDGKVRPLDVKVGDRVLFGKYAGTEIKIEGEEHLMLREEDVLGVIEK